In a genomic window of Lagopus muta isolate bLagMut1 chromosome 2, bLagMut1 primary, whole genome shotgun sequence:
- the LOC125689858 gene encoding sulfotransferase 6B1-like isoform X2, whose product MSRNRERVIEIIENVFSENEKTSPEDLLFSYDDILYPAVLSSPETLEALKSFETRSTDVILAGYPKTGTNWLEQMVREMESTDAKYTEEEMKERINAEKELQMFPRLEFGDPGVFERMKKLPSRRIILTHLPPHLLPPSLLQGKAKILLLVRNPKDTAVSYYHFYNNMPVLPSFATWDEYFAAFMNGKLTWGSYFDHLMEWNRHIDHERMVIISYEELKENPVLGMKKIAAFFGFSLNEEEFSRIAKKTSFQAMKEKSKETHGVVGSWRDLFSEVQNEEMDQKFEECIGGTILATKIKYDLYCKT is encoded by the exons ATGAGCAGAAATAGGGAAAGAGTCATTGAAAttatagaaaatgttttttcagagaatgaaaagactTCCCCAGAAGATCTGCTGTTTTCCTATGATGATATTCTGTATCCTGCTGTGCTTAGCAGTCCAGAAACTTTGGAAGCTCTGAAATCCTTTGAAACCAGGAGCACTGATGTGATTCTAGCAGGCTATCCTAAAACAG GAACCAACTGGCTTGAACAAATGGTGAGAGAGATGGAATCAACAGATGCTAAATatactgaagaagaaatgaaagagagaataaatgctgaaaaagagcTACAGATGTTTCCACGTCTAGAGTTTGGAGATCCTGGAGTATTTGAG AGGATGAAGAAGCTGCCTTCCCGAAGAATCATACTAACCCATCTGCCGCCTCATCTCCTGCCCCCATCTCTTCTCCAAGGGAAGGCTAAG atcCTTCTGCTGGTTCGGAATCCCAAAGACACGGCTGTCTCCTATTACCACTTTTACAACAACATGCCAGTGCTGCCCTCCTTTGCTACCTGGGATGAGTACTTTGCAGCTTTCATGAATGGGAAAT TGACTTGGGGGTCCTATTTTGACCACTTAATGGAATGGAACAGACACATCGACCACGAGAGGATGGTGATAATTAGCTACGAGGAACTGAAAGAG AATCCGGTACTGGGAATGAAGAAGATTGCTGCTTTCTTTGGATTCTCCCTGAATGAGGAAGAGTTTTCCAGAATTGCCAAGAAAACCAGTTTCCAAGCTATGAAGGAGAAGTCCAAGGAAACTCATG GGGTTGTTGGAAGCTGGAGAGACCTCTTCTCTGAAGTtcagaatgaagaaatggaCCAAAAATTTGAAGAATGTATAGGAGGAACAATTCTGGCAACGAAGATTAAATATGATCTGTACTGCAAGACCTGA
- the LOC125689858 gene encoding sulfotransferase 6B1-like isoform X1, translated as MSRNRERVIEIIENVFSENEKTSPEDLLFSYDDILYPAVLSSPETLEALKSFETRSTDVILAGYPKTGTNWLEQMVREMESTDAKYTEEEMKERINAEKELQMFPRLEFGDPGVFERMKKLPSRRIILTHLPPHLLPPSLLQGKAKILLLVRNPKDTAVSYYHFYNNMPVLPSFATWDEYFAAFMNGKLTWGSYFDHLMEWNRHIDHERMVIISYEELKENPVLGMKKIAAFFGFSLNEEEFSRIAKKTSFQAMKEKSKETHGKFGDILFRKGVVGSWRDLFSEVQNEEMDQKFEECIGGTILATKIKYDLYCKT; from the exons ATGAGCAGAAATAGGGAAAGAGTCATTGAAAttatagaaaatgttttttcagagaatgaaaagactTCCCCAGAAGATCTGCTGTTTTCCTATGATGATATTCTGTATCCTGCTGTGCTTAGCAGTCCAGAAACTTTGGAAGCTCTGAAATCCTTTGAAACCAGGAGCACTGATGTGATTCTAGCAGGCTATCCTAAAACAG GAACCAACTGGCTTGAACAAATGGTGAGAGAGATGGAATCAACAGATGCTAAATatactgaagaagaaatgaaagagagaataaatgctgaaaaagagcTACAGATGTTTCCACGTCTAGAGTTTGGAGATCCTGGAGTATTTGAG AGGATGAAGAAGCTGCCTTCCCGAAGAATCATACTAACCCATCTGCCGCCTCATCTCCTGCCCCCATCTCTTCTCCAAGGGAAGGCTAAG atcCTTCTGCTGGTTCGGAATCCCAAAGACACGGCTGTCTCCTATTACCACTTTTACAACAACATGCCAGTGCTGCCCTCCTTTGCTACCTGGGATGAGTACTTTGCAGCTTTCATGAATGGGAAAT TGACTTGGGGGTCCTATTTTGACCACTTAATGGAATGGAACAGACACATCGACCACGAGAGGATGGTGATAATTAGCTACGAGGAACTGAAAGAG AATCCGGTACTGGGAATGAAGAAGATTGCTGCTTTCTTTGGATTCTCCCTGAATGAGGAAGAGTTTTCCAGAATTGCCAAGAAAACCAGTTTCCAAGCTATGAAGGAGAAGTCCAAGGAAACTCATGGTAAATTTGGGGACATCCTCTTCCGTAAGG GGGTTGTTGGAAGCTGGAGAGACCTCTTCTCTGAAGTtcagaatgaagaaatggaCCAAAAATTTGAAGAATGTATAGGAGGAACAATTCTGGCAACGAAGATTAAATATGATCTGTACTGCAAGACCTGA
- the LOC125689555 gene encoding sulfotransferase 6B1-like isoform X2: protein MESFEARSDDVILAGYPKSGTNWVGQILSDLVATFEKKRLDEEKSVNDEELEEFPYLEIGDTEKYERMKKLPSRRVILTHLAPGNLPKSIFKNKAKILLLIRNPKDIATSFFHFSNALSALPSYETWDDFFVAFMAEKMPWGSYFNYLSEWNKYAADENVMTITYEELKENRALGVKNIASFLGISLIGEELRSVVERSSFQSMKENSLKTHGALGSMLFRKGGVSDWKNLFNEEQNEKMDKVFAERIARTKLGAKLKYEVYCKA from the exons ATGGAGTCCTTTGAAGCCAGAAGTGATGATGTCATTTTGGCAGGATATCCTAAATCTG gTACAAACTGGGTAGGTCAGATCTTAAGTGATCTGGTGGccacatttgaaaaaaaaagacttgatgaagaaaaaagtgttaATGATGAAGAGCTAGAAGAATTTCCGTATCTTGAAATTGGAGATACTGAGAAATATGAG CGAATGAAGAAGTTACCTTCTCGAAGAGTTATATTAACTCATCTTGCTCCTGGCAACCTTCCAAAGTCTATCTTCAAAAATAAAGCCAAG ATATTGCTACTGATTCGCAATCCGAAAGACATAGCTACATcgtttttccatttttccaatGCCTTGTCAGCTTTACCTTCCTATGAGACCTGGGACGATTTCTTCGTAGCTTTCATGGCAGAGAAAA tgcCCTGGGGATCCTACTTCAATTACCTTTCTGAATGGAACAAATATGCTGCTGATGAAAATGTTATGACAATAACATATGAAGAACTAAAAGAG AATCGAGCCCTGGGAGTGAAAAACATTGCCTCTTTCCTTGGGATTTCCCTGATTGGGGAAGAGCTTCGGAGTGTGGTAGAGAGAAGCAGTTTCCAGTCCATGAAGGAGAACTCTCTGAAGACccatggggctctgggcagcatgcTCTTTCGCAAAG GTGGTGTAAGTGACTGGAAGAATCTTTTCAATGAAGAGCAGAATGAGAAAATGGACAAAGTATTTGCAGAACGTATAGCACGAACGAAACTAGGAGCAAAATTAAAGTATGAAGTGTACTGCAAAGCCTGA
- the LOC125689555 gene encoding sulfotransferase 6B1-like isoform X1 yields the protein MEKSRKKFIDVIDKAIVAGNAMDRDELLFSYKGILYPVAFCSLEVFRAMESFEARSDDVILAGYPKSGTNWVGQILSDLVATFEKKRLDEEKSVNDEELEEFPYLEIGDTEKYERMKKLPSRRVILTHLAPGNLPKSIFKNKAKILLLIRNPKDIATSFFHFSNALSALPSYETWDDFFVAFMAEKMPWGSYFNYLSEWNKYAADENVMTITYEELKENRALGVKNIASFLGISLIGEELRSVVERSSFQSMKENSLKTHGALGSMLFRKGGVSDWKNLFNEEQNEKMDKVFAERIARTKLGAKLKYEVYCKA from the exons ATGGAAAAATCTAGGAAGAAATTTATTGATGTGATAGATAAGGCAATAGTTGCTGGTAATGCAATGGACCGTGATGAACTACTTTTTTCTTACAAGGGGATTCTCTACCCTGTTGCTTTTTGCAGTCTTGAAGTGTTCAGAGCCATGGAGTCCTTTGAAGCCAGAAGTGATGATGTCATTTTGGCAGGATATCCTAAATCTG gTACAAACTGGGTAGGTCAGATCTTAAGTGATCTGGTGGccacatttgaaaaaaaaagacttgatgaagaaaaaagtgttaATGATGAAGAGCTAGAAGAATTTCCGTATCTTGAAATTGGAGATACTGAGAAATATGAG CGAATGAAGAAGTTACCTTCTCGAAGAGTTATATTAACTCATCTTGCTCCTGGCAACCTTCCAAAGTCTATCTTCAAAAATAAAGCCAAG ATATTGCTACTGATTCGCAATCCGAAAGACATAGCTACATcgtttttccatttttccaatGCCTTGTCAGCTTTACCTTCCTATGAGACCTGGGACGATTTCTTCGTAGCTTTCATGGCAGAGAAAA tgcCCTGGGGATCCTACTTCAATTACCTTTCTGAATGGAACAAATATGCTGCTGATGAAAATGTTATGACAATAACATATGAAGAACTAAAAGAG AATCGAGCCCTGGGAGTGAAAAACATTGCCTCTTTCCTTGGGATTTCCCTGATTGGGGAAGAGCTTCGGAGTGTGGTAGAGAGAAGCAGTTTCCAGTCCATGAAGGAGAACTCTCTGAAGACccatggggctctgggcagcatgcTCTTTCGCAAAG GTGGTGTAAGTGACTGGAAGAATCTTTTCAATGAAGAGCAGAATGAGAAAATGGACAAAGTATTTGCAGAACGTATAGCACGAACGAAACTAGGAGCAAAATTAAAGTATGAAGTGTACTGCAAAGCCTGA